From the Leptospira sp. WS60.C2 genome, one window contains:
- a CDS encoding FliI/YscN family ATPase, with product MIEKKFTEHIDAISKYLNVVEKIEPIRKSGVVVSVVGNVIYSQGPPDSKVGEILEVERGSDKGYLPCVLVGFKDHLYTLMPLGDTQEIFPHAFVFSSGRQITLNAGPELLGRVLNGLGKPIDNKGILITKEERSSEPRFLNPLDRPPISEILETGVRAIDGMLTVGRGQRIGIFSGSGVGKSSLLGMIARYTNADVNVVALIGERGREVNEFLHVELGKEALARSVVFVATSDSSKMEQVSCANLACSAAEYFREKGMSVNLYMDSLTRYAEALRELSIGEPVVTKGYASSVFTKMAKLVERAGTSHNGGSITGFYTVLTDAEDDMDDIVADKVRGFIDGHIVLTRKLAEQSHYPAIDVPSSLSRLMQKIVHEDHYMRSSIVRELISKYKNSEDIILLNAYVRGADEKIDMAIDKKSQIDDFLRQRIEEKSTYNDAIKRLEKILQSSSRNDDEF from the coding sequence ATGATCGAAAAAAAATTCACAGAACACATCGATGCCATTTCCAAGTATCTGAATGTCGTCGAAAAAATCGAACCCATCCGTAAAAGTGGGGTCGTTGTGTCTGTTGTGGGAAACGTCATTTATTCACAAGGACCACCAGATTCCAAAGTGGGCGAAATTTTGGAGGTGGAACGAGGCTCAGACAAAGGATACTTGCCTTGCGTCCTTGTTGGTTTTAAAGATCACCTTTACACCTTAATGCCGTTAGGTGACACACAAGAAATTTTCCCACATGCATTTGTTTTTTCGTCTGGTAGACAAATCACATTAAATGCGGGTCCCGAACTTTTAGGACGAGTGTTAAATGGTCTTGGTAAACCCATCGATAACAAAGGCATTCTCATTACCAAGGAAGAAAGATCATCCGAACCCAGGTTCTTAAACCCACTCGATCGCCCTCCTATCTCTGAAATTTTAGAAACGGGAGTTAGGGCCATTGATGGAATGTTAACGGTAGGTCGTGGACAAAGGATCGGGATCTTTTCTGGATCGGGAGTTGGTAAATCTAGTTTACTCGGGATGATCGCTCGTTATACGAATGCCGATGTGAACGTGGTTGCTCTCATTGGAGAAAGGGGCCGCGAGGTAAATGAATTTTTACATGTGGAACTCGGGAAAGAAGCCTTAGCGAGATCTGTTGTTTTTGTTGCTACATCTGATTCTTCTAAAATGGAACAAGTGAGTTGTGCAAACCTTGCTTGTTCGGCGGCAGAATATTTCCGTGAAAAAGGAATGTCTGTCAATTTGTATATGGATTCCCTAACAAGATACGCCGAAGCACTAAGGGAGTTATCGATTGGAGAACCTGTTGTGACAAAAGGATATGCATCGAGTGTGTTTACAAAAATGGCAAAACTAGTGGAAAGAGCTGGAACTTCACATAACGGTGGCTCTATTACTGGCTTTTATACTGTTCTTACCGATGCAGAAGATGATATGGATGATATTGTAGCAGACAAAGTGCGTGGGTTCATTGATGGACATATTGTTCTCACAAGAAAATTAGCAGAACAAAGTCACTACCCTGCGATCGATGTGCCATCTTCGCTTTCAAGGCTTATGCAAAAAATTGTTCACGAAGATCATTATATGCGATCTTCTATTGTCCGAGAGCTGATTTCAAAATACAAAAACTCAGAAGACATCATCTTACTCAACGCATACGTGCGAGGAGCAGATGAAAAAATAGATATGGCGATTGATAAAAAATCACAGATTGATGATTTCTTAAGACAAAGAATCGAAGAAAAATCTACTTACAACGACGCGATCAAACGATTAGAGAAAATTTTACAAAGTTCATCTCGTAATGACGATGAATTTTAA
- a CDS encoding 4Fe-4S dicluster domain-containing protein: MKRKDLFREGFKSVFQFTFTKAEEISEAIKEVWQEETDPNLKPKRKKKPSPASKQSKEKPTPVRKRKTKMFQTLSLPPGAANDFFSLCTGCNECIFACPYAVLFPVTVNNGEKNYPHFDPNAKACHLCSDWPCINACPEQALLPYEVSENTPKFGKAKLIKEFCINEKTGESTCNACFVTCPIEKTVKFKGNLPVFSGTTCTGCGLCVETCPSFPKAIQIKLIK, from the coding sequence ATGAAACGTAAGGACCTGTTTCGCGAAGGATTTAAATCCGTTTTCCAATTTACCTTTACCAAAGCGGAAGAAATTTCCGAGGCCATCAAAGAAGTTTGGCAGGAAGAAACAGACCCAAATCTGAAACCCAAAAGAAAAAAGAAACCATCACCTGCTTCTAAACAATCGAAAGAGAAACCGACTCCTGTTCGGAAACGGAAAACAAAAATGTTCCAGACTCTTTCCTTGCCTCCTGGCGCCGCAAACGATTTTTTTTCTTTGTGTACGGGATGTAACGAATGTATTTTTGCCTGCCCTTACGCCGTCTTATTCCCTGTTACAGTAAACAACGGGGAAAAAAACTATCCTCATTTTGATCCCAACGCCAAAGCCTGTCATCTATGCTCGGACTGGCCATGTATCAATGCTTGTCCCGAGCAAGCCCTACTACCGTACGAAGTGTCCGAAAATACACCAAAGTTTGGTAAGGCGAAGTTAATCAAAGAATTTTGTATCAATGAAAAAACAGGTGAATCAACCTGTAATGCTTGTTTTGTTACCTGCCCTATTGAAAAAACGGTGAAATTTAAGGGAAATTTGCCAGTTTTTTCTGGAACGACGTGTACGGGATGTGGACTTTGTGTAGAAACTTGCCCAAGTTTCCCAAAAGCAATTCAAATTAAATTGATAAAATAA
- the murA gene encoding UDP-N-acetylglucosamine 1-carboxyvinyltransferase yields MSSSYFKIIGKNPLHGTIVPQGNKNEALPLLGALLLWEGDVILENLPEIADVHKLMDVLRHIGVEITSLDTKGSYLFQKKNPVKSDLPYELCSQLRGAVTLAGPILARTGRVFLPKPGGDKIGRRRMDTHLLALEALGAKIEVFPDGYMITADRLFGKDILLDEASVTATENAVMAAVFAEGTTIIRNAASEPHVQGLCRFLVAAGAKMEGIGTNHLTITGVTSLKSPEGGLKHRIGSDYLEVGSFISLAAVTGGEIHITDVNLEDIRMIRMVYSRLGIEVRPTETGILVPSDQKMEIIPDYHGATPKIDDAPWPGFPADMTSVALVTATQCKGTVLIHEKLFESRLFFVDHIIAMGAQIILCDPHRAIVIGANRLYGQRVASPDIRAGMAMIIAALCAEGQSEIHNIVQIDRGFESIDTRLRSLGAQIERIPS; encoded by the coding sequence GTGAGCTCTTCCTACTTTAAAATTATCGGCAAAAATCCACTCCACGGGACAATAGTTCCCCAAGGAAATAAAAACGAAGCCCTTCCGCTCCTAGGAGCTTTGCTCTTGTGGGAAGGTGATGTCATTTTAGAAAACCTTCCCGAAATTGCCGATGTCCACAAACTAATGGACGTCCTTCGCCATATCGGTGTGGAAATCACGTCCCTCGATACCAAAGGATCCTATCTCTTTCAGAAAAAAAATCCAGTGAAATCGGATTTACCGTATGAACTTTGTTCCCAACTCCGAGGGGCTGTCACACTCGCAGGCCCCATCTTAGCACGGACTGGCCGTGTCTTTTTACCGAAACCAGGTGGAGACAAAATAGGACGCAGGCGGATGGACACACACCTTCTCGCCCTCGAAGCACTAGGTGCCAAAATTGAAGTTTTCCCTGATGGCTATATGATCACAGCTGACCGTCTGTTTGGTAAAGACATCCTTCTCGATGAAGCCTCTGTCACTGCTACAGAAAATGCTGTGATGGCCGCTGTTTTTGCCGAAGGAACCACCATCATTCGCAATGCTGCGTCCGAACCACATGTCCAAGGACTTTGTCGCTTTTTAGTCGCTGCGGGAGCCAAAATGGAAGGCATTGGCACAAACCACCTAACCATCACAGGTGTTACTTCTCTCAAATCACCAGAGGGTGGCTTAAAACACCGGATAGGCTCTGATTATTTGGAAGTGGGTTCTTTCATCAGCCTTGCCGCTGTGACAGGAGGAGAAATCCATATCACGGACGTAAACCTGGAAGACATTCGTATGATCCGAATGGTTTATTCAAGACTCGGCATTGAAGTAAGACCCACAGAAACTGGGATCCTTGTTCCTTCAGACCAAAAAATGGAAATTATACCCGATTACCATGGTGCCACTCCTAAAATCGATGATGCTCCGTGGCCAGGGTTTCCTGCTGACATGACATCTGTTGCTCTTGTTACCGCAACGCAATGCAAAGGGACAGTTCTTATCCATGAAAAACTTTTTGAATCCCGGCTTTTCTTTGTGGATCATATCATTGCAATGGGCGCCCAAATCATTCTGTGTGACCCACATCGTGCGATCGTGATTGGAGCCAATCGTCTTTATGGCCAACGAGTGGCAAGCCCTGATATACGAGCTGGAATGGCAATGATCATCGCAGCCCTTTGCGCAGAAGGACAAAGTGAAATCCATAATATTGTTCAAATAGACAGAGGTTTTGAGTCCATTGATACAAGGTTACGGTCACTTGGGGCTCAAATCGAACGAATTCCCAGCTAA
- a CDS encoding glycoside hydrolase family 3 protein has translation MNQVLLRTTFSLFLLFGFFGSSYCFGFYLTELTANERKRWLEEKAWSITNAMSEEELVGQTIHIAIPSKTVDQIALDEIKQTKPGGIILFGKNLGKKEEILSLTEHLQRAAKDNGLQPFLISTDQEGGRVFRVQDGITHYPGAMAVGQTGKKEWGEIVGFVTSYELRSLGLNFLFAPVLDINNNPLNPVINTRSFGSDVNRVSEVAVAYEKGARAGGSLPVIKHFPGHGDTTVDSHLGLPIINKSLEELERLELVPFKQSILGGAEAVMSAHIVYPKIDPNFPATLSKTILTDVLRKSLQFDGIIITDAMEMHAISKNYEKDRPGVLTILAGANIVLLTSWGETAKKFKAQLMDAYKKGEFRFVDKEGKEHDVLKKAVQKQIQKKLELGIYDQNSILPKVYEENQKQKEFLAEWEKERKDRYSKLSESQFFAKEINEDSIRAYPKTISTKNILPEQTVSFVKGIKLREFLKTKKILTVSQKSFPSFAKQKNYTTFLFDSTSEPEIRTVVSFAKKYPNKRFLVMHGGTPFIQLPEQSNVEYLLSFSLTAGSWEAMGVKLTSGKEVPKVDLILLSKEEKTPSKGAFPESL, from the coding sequence ATGAACCAAGTTCTCTTACGCACAACCTTTTCCCTTTTCCTATTGTTTGGATTTTTTGGATCTTCTTATTGTTTTGGTTTTTACCTCACAGAACTCACTGCGAACGAAAGAAAACGATGGTTAGAAGAAAAAGCATGGTCGATCACAAATGCCATGTCCGAGGAAGAACTTGTCGGGCAAACCATCCATATCGCAATTCCGTCTAAAACGGTAGACCAAATTGCTTTGGATGAAATCAAACAAACCAAACCTGGTGGCATCATTTTATTCGGAAAAAACTTAGGCAAAAAAGAAGAGATCCTGTCTCTTACCGAACACTTACAACGAGCTGCGAAGGACAATGGACTCCAACCATTCCTCATATCTACAGACCAAGAAGGAGGTCGTGTTTTTCGTGTCCAAGATGGAATCACGCACTACCCGGGGGCAATGGCTGTAGGACAAACTGGTAAAAAGGAATGGGGAGAGATTGTAGGTTTTGTCACCTCTTATGAACTTAGAAGTTTAGGTTTGAATTTTTTATTCGCTCCTGTTTTAGATATTAATAATAATCCATTAAACCCAGTCATTAACACTCGTTCGTTCGGATCCGATGTCAATCGAGTTTCGGAAGTTGCGGTTGCTTATGAAAAAGGAGCTAGAGCTGGTGGTTCCTTACCAGTCATCAAACATTTTCCAGGGCATGGAGACACCACCGTCGATAGCCATTTGGGTTTACCCATCATCAATAAAAGTTTGGAAGAATTGGAACGATTGGAACTTGTTCCATTTAAACAATCCATTTTGGGTGGCGCAGAGGCAGTGATGTCGGCCCACATCGTATACCCAAAAATTGATCCAAATTTTCCAGCAACTCTCTCAAAAACGATTCTAACAGATGTATTACGAAAATCTTTACAGTTTGATGGAATCATTATCACCGATGCAATGGAAATGCATGCCATCTCTAAAAACTATGAAAAAGATCGACCTGGTGTTCTCACGATCCTTGCTGGCGCCAACATTGTTCTTCTTACCAGCTGGGGGGAAACGGCTAAAAAATTCAAAGCCCAACTCATGGATGCTTATAAAAAAGGTGAGTTTCGTTTCGTTGACAAAGAAGGAAAAGAACACGATGTACTAAAAAAGGCCGTTCAAAAACAAATTCAGAAAAAACTAGAACTTGGAATCTATGATCAAAATTCCATTCTTCCTAAGGTCTACGAGGAGAACCAAAAACAGAAAGAGTTCTTAGCGGAATGGGAAAAAGAAAGGAAGGATCGATATTCAAAACTAAGTGAGTCACAATTCTTTGCAAAAGAAATCAATGAGGATTCCATTCGGGCGTATCCGAAAACAATTTCCACAAAAAACATCCTCCCCGAACAAACTGTATCGTTTGTGAAAGGCATAAAACTCAGAGAATTTTTAAAAACGAAAAAAATCCTAACAGTTTCACAAAAATCATTTCCTAGTTTTGCCAAACAAAAGAACTACACTACATTTTTATTTGATTCCACTTCGGAACCAGAAATTCGAACAGTTGTTTCCTTTGCGAAGAAATATCCAAACAAACGATTCCTTGTGATGCACGGTGGAACTCCATTCATTCAATTACCTGAACAATCAAACGTAGAATATCTTTTATCGTTTTCATTAACAGCTGGCTCTTGGGAAGCGATGGGAGTGAAACTCACTTCGGGAAAAGAAGTTCCAAAAGTGGATTTGATATTATTGTCGAAAGAAGAAAAGACACCTTCAAAAGGTGCCTTCCCGGAGAGTTTATAA
- a CDS encoding DUF3095 domain-containing protein has translation MDDFYKNIKPNSQFQNIFVGSSVSKVPDDWFVLITDIVGSTKAIEEGRYKDVNTAGGLTAIAVANVYGHMDFPFVFGGDGVTFLLPINLLFPIRSAIADTISQVRLAFDLEMRAGIVPVQELYRAGTELFLSKFKASDHYVQCSLFGTALPLAEQWIKEGKDESYLVRENEKIIPADFTGFTCRWKDVPSERGEIVSLIVKPNNSDLEVCKKTITRVLGFIRSEYGEEKDYHPLSLNQIELDNGDHLRKEAVARTGKHSGIRFRLTLLQIWIERTLMAFAMKWNLPIKSGHYSLNRLKEYQVMSADFRKYDGTLKMVIDGSTKHRMALETFLQTLEGEGLLHYGLFVSDRSLMTCVLKVASSDEVHFVDGADGGFAMAAKVLKEKLKGK, from the coding sequence GTGGACGATTTTTATAAAAATATAAAGCCCAATTCTCAATTTCAAAATATCTTTGTAGGATCTTCTGTATCCAAAGTACCAGACGACTGGTTTGTGCTCATTACCGATATTGTTGGATCCACAAAGGCAATCGAAGAGGGAAGGTATAAAGATGTCAATACAGCTGGTGGGTTAACCGCGATTGCTGTTGCTAATGTGTATGGGCACATGGACTTTCCATTTGTGTTTGGTGGTGATGGGGTTACGTTTTTATTGCCGATCAACTTGCTCTTTCCCATTCGGTCTGCGATTGCTGATACCATCTCTCAAGTTCGATTAGCATTTGATTTGGAAATGCGTGCAGGAATTGTTCCTGTCCAAGAATTGTATCGGGCTGGAACGGAGTTATTTTTAAGTAAGTTCAAAGCCTCCGATCATTACGTTCAATGTTCTCTCTTTGGAACCGCATTGCCCTTAGCGGAACAATGGATCAAAGAAGGAAAGGATGAATCTTATTTGGTGCGTGAAAATGAAAAAATCATTCCAGCTGATTTCACTGGATTTACTTGTCGTTGGAAAGATGTTCCAAGTGAACGCGGGGAGATTGTATCTTTGATCGTCAAACCAAACAATTCCGATTTAGAAGTTTGTAAAAAAACCATTACCCGAGTTCTTGGCTTCATACGTTCTGAATATGGGGAAGAAAAAGACTACCATCCTTTGAGTTTAAACCAAATTGAATTGGATAATGGAGATCATTTACGGAAAGAAGCTGTCGCAAGGACAGGAAAACATTCTGGAATTCGTTTTCGCTTAACCTTATTACAAATTTGGATTGAAAGGACTTTGATGGCTTTTGCAATGAAGTGGAATTTACCTATCAAATCAGGTCATTATTCACTCAACCGATTGAAAGAATACCAAGTGATGTCAGCTGACTTTCGAAAATACGATGGGACACTTAAGATGGTGATTGATGGTTCCACCAAACATCGGATGGCGCTAGAGACCTTCTTGCAAACGTTAGAAGGGGAAGGGTTATTACATTATGGGCTCTTTGTGTCGGATAGGTCACTTATGACCTGTGTTTTAAAAGTCGCATCTTCGGATGAAGTGCATTTTGTGGATGGAGCCGATGGCGGTTTTGCTATGGCCGCCAAGGTTTTAAAAGAAAAGTTAAAAGGAAAGTGA